A genomic stretch from Lathyrus oleraceus cultivar Zhongwan6 chromosome 2, CAAS_Psat_ZW6_1.0, whole genome shotgun sequence includes:
- the LOC127120146 gene encoding uncharacterized protein LOC127120146 isoform X1 encodes MHVINENRLSPRFRSQWYTLFFDSDNFFPDFTVAVLLQKTCFHSEFGRIEFIFESFGPFVGYHMASNEDHPHGDETVGGAEREIKRGITVMKKVIRDRDRGVLIKVHWNEGGQLIEPNGSTLTSFIGALVRNEVPITCDNWRNKQLNEAKDKIWSEIKRCFDIEENRRDHCLKLAGKLLRGFRTFLSTTFLRDTEGTFVDAELPSKYASLISPKEWETFKSKRKTQEFKSVSETNRQRASSPAYPYRKGRVGYGRLEQSILTKENSSETSLPAHVLWKEARVGKDGKIKEDVQQIFEKCETLSQSIVPYEDTDCRSILSRALDVPEYSGRVRGKGFGITQKSLNIKKQKTPSNKELQQTLEALKAEVLELRKERERDRAAGFKDTSDKDSINCNFQPTIPEGISPCHLYLARPTYRMVGKGKVHNNLGELLHTKPLPTGSLKVSVDIALEKDALLPHPDDVSDATLLGDAIGSFVAWPTDLIIVGYETPTKSKAKDKGIAREIESVASQKEIPVAKKTEISKRTGAKKKNPSKYRACLHTYLETTDISDGCVRLIPMDGAIFGFEYAEPLGKEDFDQILYHTQLSVGVINTYMRYLYDKLMGPRGLEQRFSFLNPMKTNLTEMIRKPDEVRTYVVERFMADTDREKLFFLPFNTGDGGHWLLVAINPFKEIVYYLDSLHNDWTTYPAMKTIVDTIIQTVRAQRKIQVPKRKANNITWNRVECPRQRNNIDCGYYTLRFMKETLLMDRTDIPSDYFDEYRCAYYSKDQLDEIKEELCQFIIELQVL; translated from the exons ATGCATGTGATTAATGAAAATAGACTTTCTCCACGATTCCGGAGCCAATGGTATACTTTGTTTTTCGATTCGGACAACTTTTTCCCTGATTTTACTGTTGCTGTACTGTTACAAAAAACATGCTTCCACTCGGAATTTGGACGAATCGAGTTCATTTTTGAGTCCTTTGGCCCGTTTGTAGGCTACCAT ATGGCTAGTAACGAGGATCACCCACATGGTGATGAGACCGTTGGTGGTGCGGAAAGGGAAATTAAACGTGGAATAACGGTTATGAAGAAAGTTATTCGAGATAGAGATCGAGGCGTTTTAATAAAAGTGCATTGGAACGAAGGTGgacaactaattgagcctaacggttcaacATTGACAAGTTTTATTGGTGCATTGGTAAGGAATGAAGTTCCAATTACTTGTGATAATTGGAGAAATAAACAATTGAACGAAGCTAAAGACAAAATatggagtgagataaag AGGTGTTTCGACATCGAAGAAAACAGAAGAGATCATTGTCTCAAATTGGCCGGAAAGTTACTAAGAGGGTTTAGAACCTTTTTATCAACCACCTTTCTTAGGGATACGGAAGGTACTTTTGTTGATGCAGAGCTTCCATCTAAATATGCAAGTTTGATTTCACCTAAAGAATGGGAAACGTTTAAATCCAAACGAAAAACCCAAGAATTTAAGAGTGTAAGTGAAACAAACCGGCAAAGAGCATCAAGTCCGGCGTATCCCTATAGAAAAGGGCGTGTTGGATATGGACGCTTAGAGCAGTCTATA TTAACAAAGGAGAATAGTTCTGAAACATCTCTTCCggcacatgttttgtggaaggaagcccgtgtcGGTAAGGATGGAAAGATTAAAGAAGACGTTCAACAAATATTTGAGAAATGT GAGACTCTATCTCAATCTATAGTTCCATATGAAGACACTGATTGCAGGAGCATACTGAGTCGAGCATTAGATGTTCCcgagtattctggtcgggtgaggggcAAGGGATTTGGGATCACTCAAAAATCCTTGaatattaaaaaacaaaagaCTCCTAGCAATAAAGAACTGCAGCAAACTTTGGAAGCATTAAAAGCTGAAGTTCTTGAATTAAGAAAGGAAAGAGAAAGAGATCGAGCAGCGGGTTTTAAAGATACTAGTGACAAAGATAGTATCAATTGTAATTTTCAACCGACTATTCCAGAG ggcatttcaccttgtcacCTCTACTTAGCGAGACCGACttatcggatggttggcaaggggAAAGTTCATAACAATTTGGGTGAATTACTTCACACTAAACCGCTCCCTACTGGATCTTTGAAAGTCTCGGTTGATATTGCTTTGGAGAAGGATGCGTTATTACCACATCCTGACGATGTTTCGGATGCAACTTTATTGGGAGATGCCATAGGTTcatttgttgcatggccgacagACCTCATTAtcgtaggatatgag actcccacaaaatccaaagCAAAAGATAAGGGGATTGCGCGGgaaatcgagtcagttgcatcgCAAAAAGAG ATTCCTGTTGCTAAGAAGACTGAAATTTCCAAGAGGACCGGGGCTAAAAAGAAAAATCCTTCCAAGTATAGAGCGTGCCTCCATACATATTTAGAAACGACAGATATTTCGGATGGATGTGTTCGTTTAATACCTATGGATGGAGCTATTTTTGGTTTTGAGTATGCCGAGCCATTGGGTAAAGAggattttgatcaaattttgtATCATACGCAATTAAGCGTTGGTGTTATCAACACATACATGAG GTATTTATATGACAAATTGATGGGTCCGCGTGGGTTGGAGCAAAGATTCTCATTCTTAAATCCCATGAAAACGAACTTAACCGAAATGATAAGAAAACCAGATGAAGTCAGGACGTATGTAGTCGAGCGCTTTATGGCCGACACAGATAGAGAAAAGTTGTTCTTTTTACCGTTTAATACCGGCGACGG tggacattggttgttggTCGCGATAAATCCTTTTAAAGAAATTGTGTATTATTTGGATTCTTTACAcaatgattggacaacataccctGCTATGAAGACGATAGTTGACAC CattatacaaactgttcgagcACAAAGAAAAATTCAAGTACCAAAGAGAAAAGCCAATAACATTACATGGAATAGAGTGGAG TGTCCTCGACAGCGTAATAATATAGATTGTGGATATTACACGTTGAGGTTTATGAAAGAAACTCTTCTTATGGATCGAACAGATATTCCATCTGAT tactttgatgaatatAGATGTGCTTATTACTCAAAAGATCAGTTGGATGAAATTAAAGaggaattgtgtcaattcattatcGAGCTACAGGTTTTGTGA
- the LOC127120146 gene encoding uncharacterized protein LOC127120146 isoform X2 gives MASNEDHPHGDETVGGAEREIKRGITVMKKVIRDRDRGVLIKVHWNEGGQLIEPNGSTLTSFIGALVRNEVPITCDNWRNKQLNEAKDKIWSEIKRCFDIEENRRDHCLKLAGKLLRGFRTFLSTTFLRDTEGTFVDAELPSKYASLISPKEWETFKSKRKTQEFKSVSETNRQRASSPAYPYRKGRVGYGRLEQSILTKENSSETSLPAHVLWKEARVGKDGKIKEDVQQIFEKCETLSQSIVPYEDTDCRSILSRALDVPEYSGRVRGKGFGITQKSLNIKKQKTPSNKELQQTLEALKAEVLELRKERERDRAAGFKDTSDKDSINCNFQPTIPEGISPCHLYLARPTYRMVGKGKVHNNLGELLHTKPLPTGSLKVSVDIALEKDALLPHPDDVSDATLLGDAIGSFVAWPTDLIIVGYETPTKSKAKDKGIAREIESVASQKEIPVAKKTEISKRTGAKKKNPSKYRACLHTYLETTDISDGCVRLIPMDGAIFGFEYAEPLGKEDFDQILYHTQLSVGVINTYMRYLYDKLMGPRGLEQRFSFLNPMKTNLTEMIRKPDEVRTYVVERFMADTDREKLFFLPFNTGDGGHWLLVAINPFKEIVYYLDSLHNDWTTYPAMKTIVDTIIQTVRAQRKIQVPKRKANNITWNRVECPRQRNNIDCGYYTLRFMKETLLMDRTDIPSDYFDEYRCAYYSKDQLDEIKEELCQFIIELQVL, from the exons ATGGCTAGTAACGAGGATCACCCACATGGTGATGAGACCGTTGGTGGTGCGGAAAGGGAAATTAAACGTGGAATAACGGTTATGAAGAAAGTTATTCGAGATAGAGATCGAGGCGTTTTAATAAAAGTGCATTGGAACGAAGGTGgacaactaattgagcctaacggttcaacATTGACAAGTTTTATTGGTGCATTGGTAAGGAATGAAGTTCCAATTACTTGTGATAATTGGAGAAATAAACAATTGAACGAAGCTAAAGACAAAATatggagtgagataaag AGGTGTTTCGACATCGAAGAAAACAGAAGAGATCATTGTCTCAAATTGGCCGGAAAGTTACTAAGAGGGTTTAGAACCTTTTTATCAACCACCTTTCTTAGGGATACGGAAGGTACTTTTGTTGATGCAGAGCTTCCATCTAAATATGCAAGTTTGATTTCACCTAAAGAATGGGAAACGTTTAAATCCAAACGAAAAACCCAAGAATTTAAGAGTGTAAGTGAAACAAACCGGCAAAGAGCATCAAGTCCGGCGTATCCCTATAGAAAAGGGCGTGTTGGATATGGACGCTTAGAGCAGTCTATA TTAACAAAGGAGAATAGTTCTGAAACATCTCTTCCggcacatgttttgtggaaggaagcccgtgtcGGTAAGGATGGAAAGATTAAAGAAGACGTTCAACAAATATTTGAGAAATGT GAGACTCTATCTCAATCTATAGTTCCATATGAAGACACTGATTGCAGGAGCATACTGAGTCGAGCATTAGATGTTCCcgagtattctggtcgggtgaggggcAAGGGATTTGGGATCACTCAAAAATCCTTGaatattaaaaaacaaaagaCTCCTAGCAATAAAGAACTGCAGCAAACTTTGGAAGCATTAAAAGCTGAAGTTCTTGAATTAAGAAAGGAAAGAGAAAGAGATCGAGCAGCGGGTTTTAAAGATACTAGTGACAAAGATAGTATCAATTGTAATTTTCAACCGACTATTCCAGAG ggcatttcaccttgtcacCTCTACTTAGCGAGACCGACttatcggatggttggcaaggggAAAGTTCATAACAATTTGGGTGAATTACTTCACACTAAACCGCTCCCTACTGGATCTTTGAAAGTCTCGGTTGATATTGCTTTGGAGAAGGATGCGTTATTACCACATCCTGACGATGTTTCGGATGCAACTTTATTGGGAGATGCCATAGGTTcatttgttgcatggccgacagACCTCATTAtcgtaggatatgag actcccacaaaatccaaagCAAAAGATAAGGGGATTGCGCGGgaaatcgagtcagttgcatcgCAAAAAGAG ATTCCTGTTGCTAAGAAGACTGAAATTTCCAAGAGGACCGGGGCTAAAAAGAAAAATCCTTCCAAGTATAGAGCGTGCCTCCATACATATTTAGAAACGACAGATATTTCGGATGGATGTGTTCGTTTAATACCTATGGATGGAGCTATTTTTGGTTTTGAGTATGCCGAGCCATTGGGTAAAGAggattttgatcaaattttgtATCATACGCAATTAAGCGTTGGTGTTATCAACACATACATGAG GTATTTATATGACAAATTGATGGGTCCGCGTGGGTTGGAGCAAAGATTCTCATTCTTAAATCCCATGAAAACGAACTTAACCGAAATGATAAGAAAACCAGATGAAGTCAGGACGTATGTAGTCGAGCGCTTTATGGCCGACACAGATAGAGAAAAGTTGTTCTTTTTACCGTTTAATACCGGCGACGG tggacattggttgttggTCGCGATAAATCCTTTTAAAGAAATTGTGTATTATTTGGATTCTTTACAcaatgattggacaacataccctGCTATGAAGACGATAGTTGACAC CattatacaaactgttcgagcACAAAGAAAAATTCAAGTACCAAAGAGAAAAGCCAATAACATTACATGGAATAGAGTGGAG TGTCCTCGACAGCGTAATAATATAGATTGTGGATATTACACGTTGAGGTTTATGAAAGAAACTCTTCTTATGGATCGAACAGATATTCCATCTGAT tactttgatgaatatAGATGTGCTTATTACTCAAAAGATCAGTTGGATGAAATTAAAGaggaattgtgtcaattcattatcGAGCTACAGGTTTTGTGA